A portion of the Juglans microcarpa x Juglans regia isolate MS1-56 chromosome 1D, Jm3101_v1.0, whole genome shotgun sequence genome contains these proteins:
- the LOC121265357 gene encoding LOW QUALITY PROTEIN: telomere repeat-binding protein 4 (The sequence of the model RefSeq protein was modified relative to this genomic sequence to represent the inferred CDS: inserted 1 base in 1 codon) has translation MVFKKRLDHGFNGFRVPAIPRAPRSVRRRGLCKKVEDSQICAFELLASIAGKLLQESESSASSNASEGNDQPASGKGAVKQEQQDEGKSYKAGWICQGSCGEGSFASEMASQNNSHKCILKEISHADSDEVLERNSIVNNSDCSQKVSINVTDFGKISSKVEGGSTHFGESFDGNVNEIERLNEFGGLKLKVLXNTCSSKDSMELFLKSPTVIKSDSNVELPLCQDLAPDTCFSRYRNDVKLGSRDDDENFSRCFKPSTKAKAFRSPPRVANRRIRKLLTSRYWKAAPKLKDCELSRTDGLKQFYRKRKPCCNRQRDVLFKRRKMFDQSSVVISDGGFSCESVSNSPEKCMTEDKNDAATILNGANGVSSSVLGHQAPFHSKGSHVKFSIKSFRVPELFIDVPETTTVGSLKRTVMEAVTAVLGGGLRVGVLLQGKKVRDDNRTLMQTGISHKDNMDSLGFTLEPSTVQIPPPLCSSDLPLLIPCDPSQLLTRSPGNPAVEISDPLTDPPPPTNLGNHVESNDNTVSSHIDTTDKTEPDSKALVALPAISMEALAVVPLNEKTRHSEIVQRRTRRPFSVSEVEALVHAVEELGTGRWRDVKLRSFENADHRTYVDLKDKWKTLVHTARISPQQRRGEPVPQELLDRVLAAHAYWSQHPVKQHGKHQAGTLKIMETPAADGNGVEGI, from the exons ATGGTGTTTAAGAAGAGGCTAGATCATGGATTTAATGGCTTCCGGGTCCCCGCTATACCTAGAGCTCCCAGATCTGTTAGA AGGAGGGGTCTGTGTAAGAAAGTTGAGGATAGTCAAATCTGTGCATTTGAATTACTGGCTTCTATAGCTGGCAAGTTATTGCAGGAAAGTGAAAGTTCTGCTTCTAGTAATGCGTCTGAAGGAAATGATCAACCTGCCAGTGGCAAAGGTGCCGTTAAACAGGAACAACAAGATGAGGGCAAATCATACAAGGCAGGGTGGATCTGTCAGGGAAGTTGCGGAGAAGGTTCTTTTGCCTCTGAGATGGCATCGCAAAACAACAGTCACAAGTGCATCCTGAAGGAAATTTCACATGCTGATAGTGATGAGGTTTTGGAACGCAATTCCATTGTTAATAATTCTGATTGCTCACAGAAAGTCAGCATCAATGTGACCGACTTTGGAAAGATCTCTAGTAAAGTAGAGGGAGGCTCCACACATTTTGGGGAGTCTTTTGACGGTAATgtaaatgaaattgaaagaCTGAATGAGTTTGGGGGTTTAAAACTGAAGGTGC CTAATACATGTAGTTCAAAGGATTCAATGGAATTGTTTCTGAAATCTCCCACAGTGATAAAATCTGACAGCAATGTTGAATTGCCATTGTGCCAGGACTTGGCACCTGATACTTGTTTTTCCAGATATAGGAATGATGTTAAGTTAGGTAgtagagatgatgatgaaaatttttcCAGGTGCTTTAAACCTAGCACCAAGGCAAAGGCTTTTAGGTCTCCACCACGTGTTGCAAACCGAAGAATAAGGAAACTACTTACTTCCAGATACTGGAAAGCAGCTCCAAAATTGAAGGATTGTGAACTTTCTAGAACTG ATGGATTAAAACAGTTTTATCGCAAGAGGAAACCCTGTTGCAACCGTCAGCGTGATGTGCTCTTTAAGAGGAGGAAAATGTTTGACCAAAGTTCGGTAGTGATTTCTGATGGTGGGTTCAGTTGTGAAAGTGTTTCTAATTCGCCGGAGAAATGCATGACTGAAGATAAGAACGACGCAGCTACAATTTTGAATGGAG CAAATGGGGTATCATCTTCAGTTCTTGGTCATCAAGCTCCCTTCCATTCCAAGGGTTCTCATG TGAAGTTTAGCATCAAGTCCTTCAGGGTGCCAGAGCTTTTTATTGATGTCCCAGAAACTACCACTGTTGGTTCATTGAAG AGGACTGTTATGGAGGCAGTAACTGCTGTACTTGGAGGTGGATTACGTGTTGGGGTTCTTCTTCAAGGGAAGAAGGTTAGGGATGATAACAGAACACTAATGCAGACGGGAATTTCTCATAAAGACAATATGGATTCTCTGGGTTTCACATTGGAGCCCAGTACTGTGCAAATTCCTCCACCTTTGTGCTCTAGCGATCTTCCTCTTCTGATACCGTGTGACCCTTCTCAACTTTTAACCAG ATCCCCAGGAAATCCTGCTGTAGAGATCTCTGATCCGTTAACCGACCCTCCTCCACCGACCAATTTGGGAAACCATGTTGAGAGTAACGACAATACAGTTTCCTCCCATATTGACACGACTGACAAAACAGAGCCGGATTCCAAAGCTCTAGTTGCTCTTCCAGCAATAAGCATGGAGGCACTGGCTGTGGTTCCCTTGAATGAAAAAACAAGGCATTCTGAAATCGTACAGCGTCGAACGAGGAGACCATTCTCTGTATCGGAAGTAGAAGCATTGGTGCATGCAGTCGAGGAACTTGGAACTGGGAG GTGGCGTGATGTTAAATTGCGTTCTTTTGAGAATGCAGACCATCGAACTTATGTGGACTTAAAG GACAAGTGGAAAACATTGGTTCATACAGCAAGAATCTCGCCACAACAAAGAAGGGGTGAGCCTGTCCCCCAAGAGCTCTTGGACCGAGTTTTGGCTGCCCATGCATACTGGTCTCAACATCCAGTTAAGCAACATGGAAAGCATCAGGCTGGAACCCTGAAGATCATGGAGACCCCAGCTGCTGATGGAAATGGAGTTGAAGGTATCTAA
- the LOC121240078 gene encoding scarecrow-like protein 14, whose product MVMDKSSRGLNGSTKGLKAGDQTFLESCNQNLISRFEMDNTLVDRNHTCIPPLPPDPTPSNLESTSSVNSGGDLHEECDFSDVALRYINQMLMEEDMEEKACMFQEALQATEKSLYEVLGEKYPPTPDHGLAPYVDQKHETPDESLDLNRNGFEFSTSSTRGKNVADTQRSSYLGEPKSSHIVLEPTSESSCSSSHSTNVVDGFADSPVSTLIVPDIFCETDSAMQFKRGFEEASKFLPNGNGPMVGLKSNGLFFKSKEDAKDVVAKAEEKHKSQHLDGMRGKKNPHPVDVNFDGGRSNKQSSVYSESTVTPEMFDMVLLNGGKGESMLCQALQNGASMNVRQNGRSKGSNGGRARGKRQGGKRDVVDLRTLLTLCAQAVATNDQRSTNELLKQIRQHSSPTGDGMQRVAHYFANGLEARIAGSGTQIYTALITRPTSAADVLKAYHLFLGACPFRRLSNFFSDKTIMNLAEKATRLHIVDFGILYGFQWPGLIQRLSSRPGGPPKLRITGIDLPQPGFRPAERVEETGCRLAKYADTFNVRFEFNAIAQKWDTIQIEDLKLGNDEVLVVNCMYRLRNLLDETVVVESPRHIVLNLIRKMNPDVFLQGIENGAFSAPFFITRFREALFHYSTLFDMLETTVRREIEERLLIEREIFGREAMNVIACEGSERIERPETYKQWQVRNLRCGFRPLPLNREIVNIAKDRVKKSYHKDFLIDEDGEWLLQGWKGRITYALSSWRPVG is encoded by the coding sequence ATGGTCATGGATAAATCTTCGAGAGGACTCAATGGCTCTACCAAAGGATTAAAAGCAGGTGATCAGACGTTTTTGGAGTCATGTAATCAGAATCTTATCAGTAGGTTCGAAATGGATAATACCCTTGTTGATCGAAATCATACATGTATTCCTCCGCTGCCACCTGATCCAACACCTAGTAATTTGGAATCGACTTCAAGCGTGAACTCTGGGGGAGATTTGCATGAGGAATGTGATTTTAGTGATGTAGCTTTGAGGTACATAAACCAGATGCTCATGGAAGAGGATATGGAAGAGAAGGCCTGCATGTTTCAGGAGGCGCTGCAAGCCACCGAGAAATCGTTGTACGAGGTCCTTGGGGAGAAGTATCCTCCGACACCCGATCATGGATTGGCACCTTATGTTGATCAAAAACATGAAACCCCGGATGAAAGTCTTGATTTAAATAGAAATGGTTTTGAATTTAGTACTAGCAGTACTAGAGGTAAAAACGTAGCAGACACTCAGCGGAGTAGTTATTTGGGTGAGCCCAAATCATCACATATTGTTTTGGAGCCTACCTCTGAATCATCCTGTAGCTCGTCTCACAGCACTAATGTCGTAGATGGGTTTGCGGATTCCCCAGTCAGCACTCTTATAGTGCCTGACATATTTTGTGAGACTGATTCTGCTATGCAATTTAAAAGAGGATTTGAGGAGGCAAGCAAGTTTCTTCCCAATGGAAATGGTCCGATGGTTGGTTTGAAGAGTAATGGTTTGTTTTTTAAGTCGAAGGAAGATGCCAAGGATGTGGTAGCTAAGGCAGAGGAGAAGCACAAGAGTCAGCACTTGGATGGGATGAGGGGAAAAAAGAATCCTCATCCCGTGGATGTGAACTTCGATGGAGGGAGGAGTAACAAGCAGTCCTCAGTGTATTCTGAATCAACTGTGACTCCGGAAATGTTTGATATGGTTTTACTAAACGGTGGAAAGGGTGAATCTATGCTTTGCCAAGCTTTGCAAAACGGGGCAAGCATGAATGTGCGGCAAAATGGTCGGTCCAAAGGGTCGAATGGTGGAAGGGCCCGTGGAAAGAGGCAGGGAGGTAAAAGGGATGTGGTGGATTTGAGAACTCTCTTGACACTTTGTGCACAAGCTGTTGCAACCAATGACCAGAGGAGCACTAATGAGCTACTAAAGCAGATCAGGCAGCATTCTTCTCCTACTGGGGATGGGATGCAGAGGGTAGCCCACTATTTTGCCAATGGTCTTGAGGCACGCATTGCTGGCTCAGGTACTCAGATTTATACTGCCCTGATTACCAGGCCAACTTCAGCTGCTGATGTTTTAAAAGCTTACCATCTTTTTCTTGGTGCATGTCCCTTTAGGAGGctctcaaatttcttttcagaTAAGACAATTATGAATTTAGCCGAGAAAGCAACAAGGCTCCATATAGTTGATTTTGGTATTCTTTATGGTTTCCAATGGCCTGGCCTCATACAACGTCTCTCGTCAAGGCCTGGTGGACCTCCTAAGCTTCGAATTACTGGGATTGATCTTCCCCAACCTGGTTTCAGACCTGCAGAAAGGGTCGAGGAGACGGGGTGCCGCCTAGCAAAATATGCAGATACTTTCAATGTTCGATTCGAGTTCAATGCAATAGCTCAAAAGTGGGACACCATCCAAATTGAGGATCTCAAACTTGGGAATGACGAGGTGCTTGTTGTCAACTGTATGTACAGATTAAGAAACCTACTTGATGAGACGGTGGTGGTAGAGAGTCCAAGACATATTGTTTTAAACCTGATCAGGAAGATGAATCCAGATGTTTTCTTACAAGGCATTGAGAATGGGGCCTTTAGTGCACCCTTCTTTATCACAAGATTCCGCGAGGCTCTCTTCCACTACTCTACTCTGTTTGATATGCTTGAGACTACTGTGCGTCGTGAGATTGAGGAGAGGCTGCTAATTGAGAGGGAAATCTTTGGGCGAGAGGCAATGAATGTCATTGCATGTGAGGGCTCAGAGAGGATTGAGAGGCCAGAGACATATAAGCAGTGGCAGGTGCGGAATTTGAGGTGTGGGTTTAGGCCGCTCCCTTTGAACCGGGAGATTGTGAACATTGCAAAGGATAGGGTCAAAAAGTCTTACCACAAGGATTTTCTGATTGATGAAGATGGTGAGTGGCTACTGCAGGGGTGGAAGGGACGAATTACTTATGCACTGTCTTCCTGGAGACCTGTTGGTTAG